A stretch of DNA from Novipirellula galeiformis:
ATTCCTGCCTAACTGCTTAGCGCGTGTTTGTTGGTTTCGTATTGGCTGAACCCTTCACGGATCAAATAAATTTTGGTGGTCTCCAAAGCGAGCTTTTGGCGAGTCGGCTGTGGCACAACGTATTTTCCCCTGAACGTAGGCGGATTCGATAGAATTAAATTGGATACTCTCAGCGAAGGTTTCTCAATCGAACCATCGGAGTCAGGAAATGGCGACTTTCATTACCACGATCAAGTTCACCCCGCAGGGAATCAAGGCCATCAAGGAAACGACCCAACGTGCGGCCTCCCTAAAATCGGCGGCCAAGAAGATGGGCGTGAGCGTCAAGCACATCTTCTGGACGCTAGGGGATCACGATGGAACGTTGATCTTTGAAGCACCCGATGACGAAACGGCGGCCGCATTGATGATGCACTTGGGCGCAGCCGGCAATGTTCACACGGCGACCGAACGAGCCTTCACGGCGGCCGAGATGGACACCGTGCTGGCGAAGGTGCATGGGGGCTAAAGACGAGGGGCCAAGCGTGCGCACTCGATGCGCCGGTCCATGGATGGTTGTTAGCGATCGGTGATTCCGCTCGCCATGGGTGAATCGGCTGCTGGATCGTTCCGGATGCGCCGCGTTGGGTGTCTTCGTTCCCAGACTCCTACGCACGTCATCCGATCCACGTTGCCTCGACGACCCGCACCGAATCGAATTGATACAGATGCTCGGCGCGACCGCGAAACCGTTCCAGTCACTTCCCCGCTTGCGGATGACGCGACCTCCTACCGCAAACGACCCTAAACATCATGACTCGCCCGCTTCCCAATCCGAATTCGCGCTCCGGCGGCTACTTCCATAAACAGCGAGCGCCGTTGTGCTTGTTACTGTACGCGTTAGGCATGACGTTCCTGCTGCTGAGTTGGTTCTTACGCAATCAGGCCGGCATCGAGTGGATATTTCTCGTGGTGGGTGGGTTGGTCTTGGTGGTCGCCGCTTCCTTCCACCATCTAGTTGTGCAAGACGAAGGAGAGCGGATCTCGATCCACTTTGGTCCCATCCCGCTGTTTCGGCGGGATGTCCGATACGAAGACATTCGGAATGTCGAAGTGGGGCGGACGACGTTCCTCGACGGTTGGGGCATTCACGTGAACTTGCCGGGGACCTGGGTTTGGAACCTATGGGGCCGTGATTGTGTGGTATTGCGACTGCGGAAAGGAGTCTTGAAAATTGGCACGGACGATCCACAATCGCTCGCGGATTTCTTAAATGACCGACGGCGCCCCCACCCCGATGCCGATCGCAAGCGAGAGTTGGCTGAGAAGGTTTGACGGTCGTTTTTGTTCAAACCGCTCCGCGGCTTCCCCCCGCGGCCCTAAGCACCTCGGCAGAAGTCTTTCGGCATAACTCTTCAAAGCGGCGAAGCTGCAAAACGTAGCCTAGGCTTCCAGCTCGATGTAGTCCCCAGGCTGGAAGCCTAGGCTGCGTTAAGCCCAATGAGTTGTGCGCAGGTGCTTAGCCGATTACAGCGCGCATCAAACCGACGGCGGAGCGGCCGCAAATCGTCACATGACATCATCGCCCACGTTGCTTTCATTCGCGTCTTGGTCGATGCATTGTTTTATGCGTTGCCCTAAGCATTGCCCAACGCTTAGTGACGTACATAGCAATTCGTTTTCCGGTTGCCATGGGTGATCGAACATGTGCGATTGAGTGTGTCCCCCCGTGCACGTTTTCAGCATTCCAATGGTGGAGCCGCTTCACGGAATCGTCCCGCCGAAGTATTCAGGAGGGGATGTCTTCGAAAAGTTAGCCGAGCCGAGACAACGGATACATCATCCGCGAATCTCGAGCACCGCCGCGGATCCTACGAAGCGTGGCAGCTCCATCCGGCTCCGTCGCGAGTGAGATATCAAGTGTATTTTGGATT
This window harbors:
- a CDS encoding GYD domain-containing protein, with the protein product MATFITTIKFTPQGIKAIKETTQRAASLKSAAKKMGVSVKHIFWTLGDHDGTLIFEAPDDETAAALMMHLGAAGNVHTATERAFTAAEMDTVLAKVHGG